The following coding sequences lie in one Paenibacillus durus ATCC 35681 genomic window:
- a CDS encoding bifunctional precorrin-2 dehydrogenase/sirohydrochlorin ferrochelatase gives MTVYLPIMLNCSDKHCVVVGGGKVAERKTLGLLEAGAAVTIISPALTPRLAELSDNASVVWLNRNYAPGDARGAFLVYAATDDPAVNEEVAREADSLGVPVNVGSHAEAGSFITPGVLRRGRLTVAVSTSGAGPGITAEISKLLEEMLGEEYEVYLDFIYEMRQEIKRQERSPEVRKRLLKRLGTLNVLDEIRGGAFTAWDSEQIKTWIAQHREE, from the coding sequence ATGACGGTGTATTTGCCGATTATGCTGAATTGCAGCGACAAGCATTGTGTAGTGGTCGGAGGAGGAAAGGTAGCGGAGCGCAAGACGCTGGGGCTGCTGGAGGCCGGGGCGGCGGTAACGATTATTAGCCCTGCCCTGACGCCGCGGCTGGCGGAACTGTCGGACAACGCATCGGTGGTTTGGCTGAACCGCAACTATGCTCCCGGGGATGCCCGAGGAGCTTTTCTTGTCTATGCGGCAACCGACGATCCGGCGGTTAACGAGGAAGTGGCGCGCGAAGCGGACAGTCTGGGTGTACCGGTCAATGTAGGCAGCCATGCGGAGGCTGGAAGCTTCATTACGCCGGGCGTGCTTCGCCGGGGCCGTCTGACGGTGGCGGTGTCGACCTCGGGTGCGGGACCCGGTATTACCGCAGAAATCTCGAAGCTGCTTGAAGAAATGCTAGGTGAAGAGTATGAAGTCTATCTGGATTTTATATATGAAATGCGCCAGGAGATCAAGCGGCAGGAACGGTCGCCGGAGGTCCGGAAGCGTCTGCTGAAAAGGCTCGGGACATTAAATGTGCTGGATGAAATCAGGGGCGGCGCTTTTACAGCATGGGATTCGGAACAGATCAAGACCTGGATCGCACAACATCGGGAGGAATAA
- the hemC gene encoding hydroxymethylbilane synthase produces MRTIIVGSRQSALALTQTGQVIDDLKRLCAEHGFPFTFEVKKIVTKGDRILDVTLSKVGGKGLFVKEIEQAMLEREIDMAVHSMKDMPSELPSGLVNGAVPRRVDPRDCLITRSGQGLADLPSGARVGTSSLRRSSQLAALRPDLVIEPVRGNIDSRLRKLESGEYDAILLAAAGLTRMGWQDRVTAYLLPEECLPAVGQGALGIECREEDGELRRLLSLYNDEETALTVAAERRFLGVLNGGCQVPIGAFATLESSGEDSAEKAAGSRSITLTGMVGTPDGAVILKESCTGTDPVQVGEETARRLIAKGAEKILAELRG; encoded by the coding sequence ATGCGAACGATTATTGTAGGCAGCAGACAAAGCGCGCTGGCATTGACACAGACCGGCCAGGTCATTGACGATTTGAAGCGGCTCTGCGCGGAGCATGGGTTCCCTTTTACATTTGAGGTGAAAAAAATCGTCACCAAAGGCGACCGCATCCTTGATGTTACGCTGTCCAAGGTGGGCGGCAAAGGGCTGTTCGTCAAAGAAATCGAGCAGGCTATGCTGGAACGGGAGATCGACATGGCTGTGCACAGCATGAAGGATATGCCCTCCGAGCTGCCGTCGGGTCTCGTTAACGGCGCGGTTCCCCGGCGCGTCGATCCCAGAGACTGCCTGATTACCCGCAGCGGCCAGGGTCTAGCCGATCTTCCTTCGGGAGCGCGGGTCGGCACAAGCAGTCTGCGCCGTTCCAGCCAGCTGGCGGCGCTGCGGCCGGATCTCGTGATTGAACCGGTGCGCGGCAACATCGATTCCAGGCTGCGGAAGCTTGAGAGCGGCGAGTACGACGCGATTCTGCTGGCGGCGGCTGGCCTGACCCGAATGGGCTGGCAGGACCGTGTGACGGCTTACCTGCTGCCCGAGGAATGTCTGCCCGCTGTGGGGCAGGGCGCGCTGGGTATCGAATGCCGAGAAGAGGATGGCGAGCTGCGGCGGCTGCTTTCATTGTATAATGATGAAGAGACTGCGCTCACGGTAGCTGCGGAACGCCGTTTTCTCGGCGTGCTGAACGGCGGCTGCCAAGTGCCGATCGGCGCTTTTGCCACACTTGAGAGCAGCGGAGAGGATAGCGCGGAGAAGGCGGCGGGCAGCCGGAGCATCACGCTTACCGGTATGGTCGGAACGCCGGATGGCGCTGTGATTTTGAAAGAGAGCTGCACGGGCACCGACCCGGTTCAGGTGGGCGAAGAGACGGCGAGACGGTTGATTGCCAAGGGAGCGGAGAAGATTTTGGCAGAGCTAAGGGGTTGA